One window of Gemmatimonas aurantiaca genomic DNA carries:
- a CDS encoding transcriptional repressor, whose translation MERNTKQRDAIRQVFEEIPRPLGPAEVLEAGRNRIAKLGIATVYRTINSLVESGWLVPVELPGEPPRYERSGSEHHHHFRCRTCTRVFEIHGCPGELRDLAPAGFRLESHEVVLYGLCARCAAD comes from the coding sequence ATGGAACGCAACACGAAGCAGCGGGACGCCATCCGGCAGGTCTTCGAGGAGATCCCGCGCCCCCTGGGGCCGGCTGAGGTTCTCGAAGCCGGTCGGAATCGCATCGCCAAACTCGGTATCGCCACGGTCTATCGGACGATCAACTCACTGGTGGAAAGTGGGTGGCTCGTTCCGGTGGAACTCCCGGGCGAACCGCCGCGCTACGAGCGCTCCGGCAGCGAGCATCACCACCACTTCCGGTGCCGCACCTGCACCCGCGTCTTCGAGATCCACGGGTGTCCCGGGGAATTGCGGGACCTGGCGCCGGCTGGCTTCCGGTTGGAGAGTCACGAAGTCGTGCTGTACGGTCTGTGCGCGCGGTGCGCGGCGGACTGA
- the rpmG gene encoding 50S ribosomal protein L33, whose product MGVRVNVKLRSTESHHMYVTTKNPRTTPQRMEKRKYDPIAKRHVLYKESK is encoded by the coding sequence ATGGGCGTCCGCGTCAACGTGAAGCTCCGGTCCACCGAGAGCCACCACATGTACGTCACCACGAAAAATCCCCGCACCACGCCGCAACGCATGGAAAAGCGCAAGTACGATCCCATCGCCAAGCGGCACGTGCTGTACAAGGAGTCGAAGTGA
- the bioF gene encoding 8-amino-7-oxononanoate synthase, translating to MTLPPSTMSAALDEELRALETAGLKRALRQAQQRRAGTVIFNGERVADFASNDYLGLAADPRVARAAWAVLQAEGTGAAAARLISGNHPIHETLEHTLARLKQVDFTLLYPSGYMANVGVIAALADHGDVIYSDALNHASLIDGCRLSRAQVRIFPHNDLDALSAMLEAERASFRRALIVVEGVFSMDGDMFPLDRLVPLARRHQAWTYVDDAHGTGVLGATGAGTIEHFGVDGQIDVVVGTLGKALGTVGAYVGGSQELVELLVSRSRSFIFTTGTPPAMAAATLEALRIAQVEGWRRDAVRERARRLRQRLREGGLDVPGDAEGHIVPVIIGDAKRTMELVANLRRRGFLVGGVRPPTVPPGTSRLRISLSAVHPMELVDTLAASLCDALRVR from the coding sequence ATGACGTTGCCCCCGTCCACGATGAGCGCCGCGCTCGACGAGGAGTTGCGGGCCCTCGAAACCGCGGGGCTCAAGCGCGCGCTGCGTCAGGCGCAGCAGCGTCGTGCCGGCACGGTCATTTTCAACGGCGAGCGTGTCGCCGATTTTGCATCCAACGACTACCTCGGTCTCGCCGCCGATCCGCGCGTGGCGCGTGCCGCGTGGGCCGTTTTGCAGGCCGAAGGCACCGGCGCGGCCGCGGCCCGCCTGATCTCGGGCAATCATCCGATTCACGAGACCCTCGAACACACGCTCGCCCGTCTCAAGCAGGTCGACTTCACCCTGCTGTACCCGTCGGGCTATATGGCCAACGTGGGGGTGATTGCCGCGCTGGCGGACCATGGGGACGTCATCTACTCAGACGCGCTCAACCACGCGTCACTCATCGACGGGTGCCGGCTCTCGCGCGCGCAGGTGCGGATCTTCCCGCACAACGATCTCGATGCGTTGTCGGCCATGCTGGAAGCCGAGCGTGCCAGTTTCCGCCGCGCACTGATCGTGGTGGAAGGGGTGTTCTCGATGGACGGCGACATGTTCCCGCTGGACCGGCTGGTGCCGCTGGCGCGCCGACATCAGGCGTGGACGTATGTCGACGACGCGCATGGGACGGGTGTGCTCGGGGCCACCGGTGCGGGAACCATCGAACACTTCGGTGTCGACGGACAGATCGACGTAGTGGTCGGTACACTGGGCAAGGCGCTCGGCACGGTGGGCGCCTACGTGGGTGGCTCGCAGGAGTTGGTGGAACTGCTGGTGAGTCGGTCGCGTTCGTTCATCTTCACCACGGGCACGCCGCCGGCGATGGCTGCCGCCACGCTCGAAGCCCTGCGCATCGCGCAAGTGGAGGGATGGCGGCGTGATGCGGTGCGCGAGCGCGCGCGGCGTCTGCGTCAGCGTCTGCGTGAAGGCGGTCTCGATGTGCCGGGAGATGCGGAAGGACACATCGTTCCGGTGATCATCGGTGATGCGAAGCGCACGATGGAATTGGTGGCCAACCTGCGCCGGCGCGGATTCCTCGTGGGCGGAGTGCGTCCTCCCACGGTGCCACCGGGCACGTCCCGTCTGCGCATCTCCCTCTCGGCCGTGCATCCCATGGAACTGGTCGATACGCTGGCGGCCAGTCTCTGCGACGCGTTGAGGGTCCGATGA
- the bioB gene encoding biotin synthase BioB — MTDHLLDWQRLADRSLAGDLLTRDEARAVLTASDDVLLDQLAAAYRVRRATWGNRVRLHFLLNAQSGLCPEDCGYCSQSKISAAEIEKYPMLAQERILEAADRAAALKAGTLCMVISGRSPGERVFGKVLDAVRAVREKHDLKICACLGLLNEEQVLRLKEAGVETVNHNLNTSANYTPEIVSTHTFEDRVGTVQAVKAAGMKTCSGGILGMGESDDDVIDLALSLRELDVKSVPVNFLIPVPGTSFADKRELDPRRCLRILTLYRLLLPTQEIRISGGREVHLRSMQVMGLYPANSIFVGDYLTTQGQTARDDMRMIEDAGFVLETPDGEPFTGDPFEGVPEQYPRAPLPLVEV, encoded by the coding sequence ATGACCGATCATCTCCTCGACTGGCAGCGTCTCGCCGATCGCTCCCTGGCTGGTGACCTGCTCACGCGCGACGAAGCGCGCGCCGTGCTCACCGCTTCCGACGACGTGCTGCTGGATCAACTGGCCGCGGCCTATCGGGTGCGCCGCGCCACGTGGGGAAACCGGGTGCGCCTGCACTTCCTCCTCAACGCGCAGAGCGGTCTCTGCCCCGAAGACTGCGGGTACTGCTCGCAGTCGAAGATCTCGGCGGCGGAAATCGAGAAGTATCCCATGCTGGCGCAGGAGCGCATCCTCGAAGCCGCCGACCGCGCTGCCGCGCTCAAGGCCGGCACGCTCTGCATGGTGATCTCGGGACGCTCACCCGGTGAACGGGTCTTCGGCAAAGTGCTCGATGCCGTGCGCGCCGTGCGTGAGAAGCACGATCTCAAGATCTGCGCCTGCCTGGGCCTGCTGAACGAAGAGCAGGTGCTGCGCCTCAAGGAAGCCGGTGTGGAGACCGTGAACCACAATCTCAACACCTCGGCCAACTACACGCCCGAAATCGTGTCCACGCACACGTTCGAGGATCGGGTGGGCACGGTGCAGGCGGTGAAAGCCGCGGGCATGAAGACGTGCAGCGGCGGCATCCTCGGTATGGGCGAGAGCGACGACGACGTGATCGATCTTGCGCTGTCGCTGCGTGAACTCGATGTGAAGAGTGTCCCGGTGAACTTCCTCATCCCCGTGCCCGGCACGAGCTTCGCCGACAAGCGCGAACTCGATCCGCGCCGTTGCCTGCGCATTCTCACGCTCTACCGTCTCCTGCTGCCCACGCAGGAGATCCGCATCAGTGGCGGCCGTGAGGTGCATCTGCGCAGCATGCAGGTGATGGGCCTCTATCCGGCCAATTCCATCTTCGTGGGCGACTATCTCACCACGCAGGGGCAGACGGCGCGTGACGACATGCGCATGATCGAAGACGCCGGCTTCGTGCTCGAGACGCCCGATGGGGAGCCGTTCACCGGCGATCCGTTCGAAGGGGTGCCGGAGCAGTATCCGCGCGCGCCGCTGCCGTTGGTCGAGGTGTGA
- a CDS encoding DUF3299 domain-containing protein, translating into MPLRRLASWFVIVAAAAVCGVRPRPVPQKLEATLAALPVDTTDAGDEVADEVITIDWRLLSTLDVRTGAPGDSLRKLVGRRVRVPGFIVPLEDFQDRAKEFLLVPYFGACVHLPPPPPNQLVYVKMRGTTPLSWWAPVWVEGVLRVITVKSIYGSAGFQMDGERITLYKERG; encoded by the coding sequence ATGCCCTTACGCCGTCTGGCCTCCTGGTTCGTGATCGTCGCCGCTGCCGCCGTGTGCGGCGTCCGGCCACGTCCCGTTCCGCAAAAACTCGAAGCCACACTCGCGGCCCTGCCGGTGGACACCACCGACGCGGGCGACGAGGTGGCCGACGAGGTCATCACCATCGACTGGCGCCTGCTGAGCACCCTCGATGTGCGCACGGGCGCACCCGGTGATTCGCTGCGCAAACTCGTCGGTCGACGGGTGCGGGTGCCGGGGTTCATCGTGCCGCTCGAGGATTTCCAGGATCGCGCCAAGGAATTCCTGCTGGTGCCGTACTTCGGCGCATGCGTGCACCTGCCGCCCCCGCCGCCCAATCAGCTCGTGTACGTGAAGATGCGGGGCACCACACCGCTCTCCTGGTGGGCCCCGGTATGGGTGGAGGGCGTGCTGCGCGTGATCACGGTCAAGTCGATCTACGGATCGGCGGGCTTTCAGATGGACGGCGAACGCATCACGCTCTACAAGGAGCGCGGTTGA
- a CDS encoding phosphatase PAP2 family protein translates to MNPFAGTGLADAHVDAQVDAHDDRTDRAQDSALERPRTRWTRWLLVTAVVVGIAHVLDPWAWQLRMPTVYEKDWGRLLRIQGFLPTWGVVALAWWLQRVGHADRKRGAALLLFSPVAGGIAAELLKLLLRRLRPDAEHFGYAFRAFSDGPWSNRGMGLPSSHVLVAFAGAFALGRLFPRARWVFYTLAAGCAMTRVLANAHYLSDTVVAACVAWAVVALIDARVGTGIAERSERSPG, encoded by the coding sequence ATGAATCCTTTTGCGGGAACCGGGCTGGCGGATGCCCATGTCGATGCCCAGGTCGATGCGCACGACGACCGTACGGATCGTGCCCAGGACAGCGCTCTGGAACGACCCCGTACGCGCTGGACACGATGGTTGCTGGTGACGGCGGTGGTGGTGGGCATCGCGCATGTGCTCGATCCATGGGCATGGCAGCTCCGCATGCCCACCGTCTACGAGAAGGACTGGGGACGACTGCTGCGCATCCAGGGATTCCTGCCGACGTGGGGCGTGGTGGCGCTGGCCTGGTGGCTGCAGCGGGTGGGCCACGCTGATCGGAAACGGGGCGCCGCGCTGCTGCTCTTCTCGCCGGTGGCCGGCGGTATCGCGGCCGAATTGCTCAAGCTCCTGCTGCGCCGGCTGCGCCCCGACGCCGAGCATTTTGGGTACGCCTTCCGGGCTTTCAGCGACGGTCCCTGGTCGAACCGGGGCATGGGCCTGCCCAGTTCCCATGTGCTCGTGGCGTTTGCCGGGGCCTTTGCGCTGGGGCGGCTGTTTCCCCGCGCCCGCTGGGTGTTCTACACGCTGGCGGCGGGCTGCGCGATGACGCGAGTCCTGGCCAATGCCCACTACCTGAGCGACACCGTGGTGGCTGCCTGTGTGGCCTGGGCGGTGGTGGCTTTGATCGATGCCCGCGTCGGCACGGGGATCGCTGAACGATCGGAACGGTCGCCGGGGTAA
- a CDS encoding copper chaperone PCu(A)C, whose product MLRSLPRSVVAMLVLAPLCIACGDTEQHAEMSPTPAAAAPSPVIHGITVRDAWARIADSAATGGAYVSLVNGNPDPVEIAGAASTAADAVELHETMQHDGMMHMTPRPSVPIAPGDSLVMGPGGLHVMLIGLHRALMVGDSVPLVLQLSSGDLIPLMIPVRAP is encoded by the coding sequence TTGCTTCGCTCTCTCCCTCGATCGGTGGTAGCCATGCTCGTCCTGGCGCCGCTGTGCATCGCCTGTGGTGACACGGAACAACACGCGGAGATGTCCCCGACTCCAGCCGCGGCGGCGCCGTCGCCCGTGATCCATGGCATCACCGTGCGCGATGCCTGGGCACGCATCGCCGACTCCGCGGCCACGGGCGGCGCCTACGTGTCGCTGGTGAACGGGAACCCCGATCCAGTGGAGATCGCTGGAGCCGCCAGCACGGCTGCGGATGCCGTCGAACTGCACGAAACGATGCAGCACGATGGGATGATGCACATGACGCCGCGCCCGTCGGTCCCCATCGCGCCCGGTGATTCGCTGGTGATGGGGCCGGGCGGTCTGCATGTGATGCTCATCGGTCTGCATCGCGCTCTGATGGTGGGCGACAGTGTTCCGCTGGTATTGCAGCTCTCCAGCGGCGACCTGATTCCACTCATGATTCCCGTGCGCGCGCCATGA
- a CDS encoding GTP-binding protein, which produces MIAPVSTTVSASDRRLPVTVLSGFLGAGKTTLLNHVLANRDGLRVAVIVNDMSEINIDAQLVRGGDTALSRTQETLVEMSNGCICCTLRDDLLQEVTRLAGEGRFDYLLIESTGIGEPLPVAATFTFETEDGHALSRLARLDTMVTVVDAHRFRRDLGSLDDLRARQLALSDDDERTIPDLLIDQVEFANVIVINKADLVSAEVLGELQALLRHLNPEATLVTATRGVVEPRRLLGTGAFDFAQAEAAPGWQKELAGEHMPETEEYGIASFVYRARRPFHPGRLWTRIDAGLPGVLRAKGFFWVANRPDLVGSWSQAGQLLEVNPAGFWYAASPPETWALDEEQHAELEALWHPELGDRRQELAIIGQRLDRPGLTALLDSCLVTEDELRAGPGLWATFDDPFPAWAAVEEIDDEDDD; this is translated from the coding sequence GTGATCGCTCCCGTCTCCACGACCGTTTCCGCCTCCGACCGGCGGCTTCCGGTGACGGTGCTCTCGGGCTTCCTGGGCGCCGGCAAGACCACGCTGCTCAATCACGTGCTGGCCAATCGCGACGGCCTGCGTGTGGCGGTCATCGTGAACGACATGAGCGAGATCAACATCGACGCGCAACTCGTGCGCGGTGGGGATACGGCCCTCTCGCGCACGCAGGAAACGCTCGTCGAGATGAGCAACGGGTGCATCTGTTGCACGCTGCGGGACGATCTGTTGCAGGAAGTGACGCGGCTCGCCGGAGAAGGGCGCTTCGACTACCTGCTCATCGAGAGCACGGGCATCGGTGAACCCCTGCCCGTGGCCGCCACGTTCACGTTCGAGACGGAAGACGGACACGCGCTCTCACGCCTCGCGCGTCTGGACACCATGGTCACCGTGGTCGATGCGCACCGGTTTCGCCGGGATCTCGGTTCGCTCGACGATCTGCGGGCGCGTCAATTGGCCCTGAGTGACGACGACGAACGCACCATTCCGGATCTGCTCATCGATCAAGTGGAATTCGCGAACGTCATCGTGATCAACAAGGCCGATCTCGTGAGCGCCGAGGTGCTTGGCGAACTGCAGGCCCTGCTGCGGCATCTCAATCCCGAAGCTACCCTCGTGACGGCCACGCGCGGTGTGGTGGAACCGCGGCGCTTGCTCGGCACGGGCGCGTTCGATTTTGCGCAGGCCGAAGCCGCGCCCGGCTGGCAGAAGGAGCTGGCTGGCGAGCACATGCCCGAAACCGAGGAGTATGGCATCGCGAGTTTCGTGTATCGGGCGCGTCGACCATTTCACCCCGGGCGTCTCTGGACGCGCATCGACGCCGGTCTGCCGGGGGTGCTGCGTGCCAAGGGGTTCTTCTGGGTCGCGAACCGGCCCGATCTCGTGGGCAGCTGGTCGCAGGCCGGGCAATTGCTCGAGGTGAATCCGGCGGGCTTCTGGTACGCCGCCTCACCGCCGGAGACGTGGGCGCTGGACGAGGAGCAGCACGCCGAACTCGAGGCGCTGTGGCATCCGGAGCTCGGCGATCGCCGGCAGGAGCTGGCCATCATCGGACAACGTCTGGATCGCCCGGGGCTCACCGCGCTGCTGGACAGTTGTCTCGTCACCGAAGACGAGCTACGTGCCGGGCCGGGGCTCTGGGCCACCTTCGATGACCCGTTCCCGGCCTGGGCGGCGGTCGAAGAGATCGACGACGAAGACGACGACTGA
- a CDS encoding GTP-binding protein, which translates to MIPLVLLAGFLGAGKTRFLTELVPALAANGTRVRVVLNDFRDARIDASRLAEMEALVTPLNGECVCCGSLRELLNVLYQVPPESGSVMCIEANGATETDELLAHLTADARLRHYTLPLQLTVIDATRWQKRWWHNALERAQVSTATHVFLNWTQRVSAERQALVRGALQELNPRAELVSSAAFADWLNALTTRVAATTHREVAGVAAAARTDVAHGRHAHPFGAASLMLPAVVERDAFRRFVQELPPAVVRAKGLVRFADAPGNMYVWNKLPGRKGLRLDLSRPHADAQPTGVFIGVGMPVAELAERLAALGPPGATIPAQ; encoded by the coding sequence ATGATCCCGTTGGTGCTCCTCGCCGGATTTCTGGGTGCCGGCAAGACGCGATTCCTCACCGAACTGGTGCCCGCGCTGGCCGCGAATGGCACCCGTGTGCGGGTGGTGCTCAATGATTTCCGCGATGCGCGCATCGACGCGTCGCGTCTGGCGGAGATGGAAGCGCTGGTGACACCCCTCAATGGCGAATGTGTGTGCTGCGGCTCGCTCAGGGAGTTGCTCAACGTGCTGTATCAGGTGCCGCCGGAGTCGGGCAGCGTCATGTGCATCGAAGCGAACGGTGCGACGGAAACCGATGAACTGCTGGCGCATCTCACGGCCGACGCCAGGCTGCGGCATTACACGCTGCCGTTGCAGCTCACGGTCATCGACGCCACGCGGTGGCAGAAACGCTGGTGGCACAACGCGCTCGAACGCGCACAGGTCAGCACGGCCACGCATGTGTTTCTGAATTGGACGCAGCGGGTGAGTGCCGAGCGTCAGGCGTTGGTGCGTGGAGCGTTGCAGGAGCTCAACCCGCGCGCCGAACTGGTGTCGAGTGCGGCCTTCGCGGACTGGTTGAACGCGCTCACCACGCGGGTGGCGGCAACCACACATCGCGAAGTCGCCGGTGTGGCCGCGGCGGCGCGCACGGATGTGGCGCATGGGCGGCACGCCCACCCCTTCGGTGCGGCATCACTGATGCTGCCGGCCGTGGTCGAGCGCGATGCGTTTCGTCGCTTCGTGCAGGAATTGCCTCCGGCGGTGGTGCGGGCCAAGGGGCTGGTGCGTTTTGCCGACGCTCCCGGCAACATGTACGTCTGGAACAAACTGCCTGGCCGCAAGGGACTGCGTCTCGATCTGTCCCGTCCGCACGCGGACGCACAGCCGACCGGTGTGTTCATCGGGGTCGGGATGCCGGTGGCGGAACTGGCGGAGCGGCTGGCGGCATTGGGGCCGCCTGGGGCGACGATACCTGCTCAATGA
- a CDS encoding SCO family protein encodes MRGGLRGAARAGGRRLLGFAALLLAACDLGGGFQGMAIDPPRDMPTFEFTQADGTPYRTTPESRRPMVLFFGYTHCPDVCPTTLADWKRVKAKLGDDAARVRFVFVTVDPERDTPAVAERYAKQYDASFIGVSGDGLTTARIMEAFGVAAAREDVPTANGYLVSHSAQVFLVNDQGRLVALYPFGTPWEALAADLDRLL; translated from the coding sequence GTGCGCGGCGGACTGAGGGGAGCGGCACGCGCGGGCGGACGGCGACTCCTGGGCTTCGCGGCGTTGCTGCTCGCCGCCTGCGACCTGGGCGGTGGTTTCCAGGGCATGGCCATCGATCCGCCGCGCGACATGCCGACGTTCGAATTCACGCAGGCCGACGGCACGCCGTACCGCACCACGCCCGAGTCGCGTCGGCCGATGGTGCTGTTTTTCGGCTACACGCACTGCCCGGACGTCTGCCCCACCACCCTCGCCGACTGGAAGCGGGTCAAGGCGAAGCTCGGTGACGACGCGGCGCGCGTGCGGTTCGTCTTCGTCACCGTCGATCCGGAACGGGACACGCCGGCTGTCGCCGAACGGTACGCCAAACAGTACGACGCGAGCTTCATCGGCGTCTCGGGGGATGGTCTCACCACGGCCCGCATCATGGAAGCGTTCGGAGTGGCGGCGGCCCGGGAGGATGTCCCCACGGCCAATGGTTATCTCGTCAGTCACTCCGCGCAGGTGTTTCTCGTGAACGACCAGGGGCGTCTCGTCGCGCTCTATCCGTTCGGCACACCGTGGGAGGCGCTCGCCGCCGACCTCGATCGCCTGCTCTGA
- a CDS encoding adenosylmethionine--8-amino-7-oxononanoate transaminase, with protein sequence MNPFDDFTDDFAEDFTDDEPDGMSGAVYDDGSDTVNEADSPAESQSQLMRQHILLHDTAHVWHPYTQHHQAPMPVPIARAKDSWLYDTHGRPILDAISSWWVTTHGHCHPDIVQAIADQAATLDQVIFAGFTHEPAAALAAELVGRLPRGLSRIFFSDDGSTAVEVAIKLSVQSFANRGESRRLIAALDHAYHGDTFGAMAAGARSVFTNMYEPLLFEVARLPDPSEGDTLAALDALIADRGRELAAVIVEPLLIGAGGMRVWDEDVLQGIRQRTSAAGVHLIADEVLTGFGRTGPLFACDRAEVRPDLLCMSKGITGGLLPLGATAATEEIFDAFSSTDRRKTFFHGHSYTANPIACAAALASLQLFDDDSENERVRIEVAHMHHLAALAGTTGVRAVRQIGTVAAVELDAPPGYLSDIGRELAAYALEQGVLLRPLGNVAYCLPPYCTTDRELDAVYTVMQRFLSGERAAPIGTGGPFDD encoded by the coding sequence ATGAATCCGTTCGACGATTTCACGGACGATTTTGCCGAAGACTTCACCGACGACGAGCCTGACGGAATGTCGGGGGCGGTGTACGACGACGGATCGGATACAGTGAACGAAGCGGACAGCCCCGCCGAGTCGCAGAGTCAGCTCATGCGTCAGCACATTCTGCTGCACGACACCGCGCACGTCTGGCATCCGTACACGCAGCATCATCAGGCCCCGATGCCCGTACCCATCGCACGGGCGAAGGACAGTTGGCTGTACGACACGCACGGTCGTCCGATTCTCGATGCCATCTCCTCGTGGTGGGTGACCACGCACGGGCACTGCCATCCGGACATCGTGCAGGCCATCGCCGATCAGGCGGCCACGCTGGATCAGGTGATCTTTGCCGGATTCACGCACGAACCGGCGGCGGCACTGGCCGCGGAACTGGTGGGCCGACTGCCCCGCGGACTCTCGCGCATCTTCTTCTCGGATGACGGGTCCACCGCCGTGGAAGTCGCGATCAAACTGTCGGTGCAGTCGTTCGCCAATCGCGGTGAATCGCGGCGGCTCATCGCGGCGCTCGATCACGCCTATCACGGCGACACGTTCGGCGCGATGGCCGCCGGCGCCCGCAGTGTGTTCACGAACATGTACGAACCGCTGCTGTTCGAGGTGGCGCGCCTGCCCGATCCCTCGGAGGGCGATACACTCGCCGCGCTCGACGCACTCATTGCCGACCGGGGGCGCGAACTGGCCGCGGTGATCGTGGAACCGCTGCTCATCGGCGCCGGTGGCATGCGGGTGTGGGATGAAGACGTACTGCAGGGCATCCGTCAGCGGACCAGTGCGGCCGGCGTGCATCTCATCGCCGATGAAGTGCTCACCGGCTTCGGTCGGACGGGCCCGCTGTTCGCCTGCGATCGCGCCGAAGTGCGCCCCGATCTCCTGTGCATGTCCAAAGGCATCACCGGTGGCCTGCTGCCGCTCGGCGCCACGGCGGCCACCGAAGAGATCTTCGACGCATTCAGCAGCACCGATCGTCGCAAGACGTTTTTCCACGGCCACTCGTACACCGCCAATCCCATCGCCTGCGCGGCGGCGCTGGCGTCGTTGCAACTCTTCGACGACGACAGCGAAAACGAACGGGTGCGCATCGAAGTGGCGCACATGCATCATCTCGCCGCGCTCGCGGGCACGACCGGCGTGCGTGCCGTGCGGCAGATCGGCACAGTGGCCGCGGTCGAACTCGATGCACCGCCGGGCTATCTGAGCGACATCGGACGTGAACTGGCCGCCTACGCGCTGGAGCAGGGCGTATTGCTGCGTCCGCTCGGCAACGTGGCCTACTGCCTGCCGCCGTACTGTACCACCGATCGTGAGCTCGATGCGGTGTACACGGTCATGCAGCGCTTCCTGAGCGGTGAACGTGCGGCCCCGATCGGCACCGGCGGGCCGTTCGATGATTGA
- the bioD gene encoding dethiobiotin synthase has product MTDRLIDRLAVTGTDTGVGKTVVACALAARARQRGLRVAVMKPVESGIDVSPTDGTVHSDAERLRAAAGSTAPLDLVRPFAYDEPLAPMIAAVRSGRPVLMAELDRCRALLEAEADLLLVEGAGGILVPLDVHTSYVDLFVRWQTGVVLVAGNRLGVLNHTLLTVRAIEAAGLRIRGMILAALTPPESPVATDPSRATNFEALQQLLPHLPLFQFPWVEQVEDPDVLAATAATAGFDQLLSRVVS; this is encoded by the coding sequence ATGACTGATCGTCTCATCGATCGTCTCGCGGTCACCGGTACCGACACCGGTGTCGGCAAGACCGTGGTGGCCTGCGCACTGGCCGCGCGCGCCCGGCAACGGGGTCTGCGCGTGGCCGTGATGAAGCCGGTGGAAAGCGGGATCGATGTTTCGCCCACTGACGGTACGGTGCACTCCGATGCCGAACGTCTGCGCGCCGCAGCGGGCAGTACGGCGCCGCTCGATCTCGTACGCCCTTTCGCGTACGACGAGCCTCTCGCCCCGATGATCGCCGCTGTCCGCTCGGGTCGGCCGGTCCTGATGGCGGAGCTCGATCGATGTCGTGCCTTGCTGGAGGCCGAGGCCGATCTGCTACTGGTGGAAGGCGCGGGTGGCATCCTGGTGCCGCTCGATGTCCATACCAGTTACGTCGATCTGTTCGTGCGCTGGCAGACCGGAGTGGTGCTGGTGGCCGGCAATCGGCTGGGAGTGCTCAACCACACCCTGCTCACGGTGCGGGCCATCGAAGCCGCGGGGCTGCGCATAAGGGGCATGATCCTCGCCGCACTCACCCCGCCCGAGTCACCGGTCGCCACCGATCCCTCCCGGGCCACGAACTTCGAGGCCCTGCAACAACTGTTGCCGCACCTTCCCCTGTTTCAGTTTCCGTGGGTGGAGCAGGTCGAAGATCCGGATGTGCTGGCGGCGACCGCCGCCACGGCCGGTTTCGACCAGCTTCTGTCGCGCGTCGTGTCCTGA
- a CDS encoding DUF2796 domain-containing protein, with product MYVPARPRFCPLATAALLLTAPIWSGRHLEAQHVHGQARLSVGIEGRTGQAELRATGDDVFGFEHAPRTARERETQTQALTRLRTSGGTLLRFDPALGCQVTARDVRIDTSGEHGEVVAAYQIACRVAPQGKPIRFGFSTAFPGIDRVVVQLVSDTAQTGATISRDRGQLVP from the coding sequence ATGTACGTCCCGGCCCGTCCACGCTTTTGTCCGCTCGCGACCGCCGCACTGCTGCTGACCGCGCCGATATGGTCCGGCCGGCACCTCGAAGCCCAGCACGTGCACGGGCAGGCCAGACTGAGTGTGGGCATCGAAGGCCGCACAGGGCAGGCCGAACTGCGCGCCACCGGGGACGACGTCTTCGGTTTCGAACACGCGCCCCGAACCGCCAGGGAGCGTGAGACGCAGACGCAGGCACTCACCAGACTCCGCACCTCCGGCGGTACCCTCCTCCGATTCGATCCGGCACTCGGCTGCCAGGTCACGGCACGTGATGTCCGGATCGACACCTCCGGCGAGCACGGTGAGGTCGTGGCGGCCTATCAGATCGCCTGCCGGGTGGCGCCACAGGGCAAACCCATCCGGTTCGGCTTCAGCACCGCCTTCCCCGGTATCGATCGTGTGGTGGTGCAGTTGGTGTCCGACACGGCGCAGACTGGCGCCACCATCAGCCGAGACCGGGGACAGTTGGTGCCCTGA